The genome window CCGCAGGGCTTAAGTGAGAAATTGATCTTACGTCAGTCATTAGCGAGTCATCAACAGCAGAAAAAAGCATCTCGTATTAAGCTCGCACTTGCCGCATCAGTAACTTTTGCTATCGGCTTAATTGTCCATCAATTACAGTTTTCACATGCTTATAGTTCTATCAGTGATTATGCGATTGCCCATACTAATCATGAAGCCCAATACTTTAGTAATCAAGATGAAGTGAGAGTCAGCCTGACATCTTTGAATAAAAAAATGGCATCGTTTAACGGCAGTTTTAGCGAACAGCTGGGCGAGTTGTTAATGGCAGAATTTTGCCGTTTTGATGGCACTAAGAGCTTACACTTAGTCTTTCGTGGACAAACAAGTCCAGTCAATATTTTTATCGTGCCTGACAACGAGTACTTAACAGTCACTAAACGGTTTACTGATAATAATTTAAACGGTGTTGTTAACCAGTTTAAACACAGTAATATTATTGTGGTTGGAGATAAACAAGAACCATTAGAACAATGGCAAAATAAAATTTCTCAAACAGTGCAGTGGTCAACATAACAAACGCAGTGCAAAAAATGACAATAAAGTACATTTAGTGTTATAGACTCCATGTACTTTACTTTTAATTGTTACAAAAGAACAACCTAACTCAAAGGTATCCGAGCTGACTATTCAACGATTATCATTTTTTGACCATTTTCATCTACTACTAACAAATAGGATTTTCCATAATCTCCGACACAAAGATCTATCATGTTGTCGTCAATTTCGAGTCCATCGACACAATTATTTACTTCAATGAACGCCGTTGCCTAGCCCTTTTCCATCGCCATTTTCTTACTCCCTGCGCGTAAGACATCATAGCTATCATTAGCAACGATTCTAACGCTAATAGCATCCATTTGGTGATACCGTTTCTTTTTAAACACTGAAATATAGTTTTCATTACCTTGATGCCAGGAAAGTACCCAAAGCTTCTCACCATCGCTAAGAGTCTCATAGGTTTTCTCTTTATTCCCGCCCTCATTAAGCCCAATATGAACCATATTATTGCTGTATTAATATGTTTCACTTACTGAGTGGCTTAATACATCTGGAGCAACCATATTGCCGCTATCAAAAACCACTATAACCGGTGTTAATATTTGGTCTAGCTAGATAAAAATCGACTGAATGCGCTAAGGTATTAACAAATGACCACTGGCATCATGAGTTAAGTGCTTTTTCAGCTCGTTTGAATCTGCACACCTCACTAATATCA of Thalassotalea insulae contains these proteins:
- a CDS encoding DUF3379 family protein, giving the protein MDDLQFRRSIYADPNTSDEEVRAAKHSDPAKRKFAEEIEQLDQQIAQALHIDVPQGLSEKLILRQSLASHQQQKKASRIKLALAASVTFAIGLIVHQLQFSHAYSSISDYAIAHTNHEAQYFSNQDEVRVSLTSLNKKMASFNGSFSEQLGELLMAEFCRFDGTKSLHLVFRGQTSPVNIFIVPDNEYLTVTKRFTDNNLNGVVNQFKHSNIIVVGDKQEPLEQWQNKISQTVQWST